Proteins from one Actinomycetota bacterium genomic window:
- the mreC gene encoding rod shape-determining protein MreC, producing the protein MVERQNRRQRVLIITLIIICVLLVTVYSRESKDGLFHRLQRFSLDIVSPLQKGMSKVLSPVKDGFGYLADLGDANSERNRLAEEVEKLQKEVDEGEELKLENETLKSMIAVKESRSDLGFLVVDVIGANPDIWEQTIQIGAGYSDGLQEYMAVLSEDGSLVGRIILCTSEASVVQLITDDKSSVGAMLQANAEMGVVKGEGRGGVRLELLNQDADVKTGDVVVTSGLGGTCPSGIPIGTITEISERRADLSVGIVIDPRASLTRLDRVMVVVSPPPSTTPLAAEGGG; encoded by the coding sequence ATGGTCGAAAGACAGAACCGCAGACAGCGCGTATTGATAATCACCCTGATAATCATCTGCGTGCTCCTGGTCACCGTGTATTCGCGGGAGAGCAAGGACGGGCTCTTCCACCGCCTGCAGCGTTTCTCCCTGGACATCGTCTCCCCCCTGCAGAAGGGCATGAGCAAGGTCCTGAGTCCGGTCAAAGACGGCTTTGGCTACCTGGCCGACCTGGGAGACGCAAACAGCGAGCGGAACCGCCTGGCCGAAGAGGTCGAGAAGCTGCAGAAGGAAGTGGACGAGGGCGAGGAACTGAAGCTGGAGAACGAGACTCTCAAGAGTATGATCGCCGTGAAGGAGAGCCGGTCCGACCTGGGGTTCCTGGTGGTGGACGTCATCGGGGCCAACCCGGACATATGGGAGCAGACCATCCAGATAGGCGCCGGTTACTCCGACGGCCTGCAGGAATACATGGCGGTCCTGAGCGAGGACGGCAGCCTGGTGGGGCGCATAATCCTCTGTACTTCCGAGGCGTCGGTGGTGCAACTGATCACCGACGACAAGAGCTCGGTGGGCGCCATGCTCCAGGCCAACGCGGAGATGGGCGTGGTGAAAGGCGAGGGGAGGGGAGGCGTGCGGCTCGAGCTCCTCAACCAGGATGCGGACGTAAAGACGGGGGACGTGGTGGTCACATCAGGCCTCGGGGGGACCTGCCCCTCCGGCATACCCATCGGGACCATCACCGAGATCAGCGAACGCCGCGCCGACCTCTCCGTGGGCATCGTCATCGATCCCAGGGCGAGCCTGACCCGCCTTGACCGGGTGATGGTGGTGGTCTCGCCGCCACCGAGCACGACGCCACTGGCGGCCGAGGGGGGAGGATAG
- a CDS encoding rod shape-determining protein, translating into MLGRDMAIDLGTANTLVYVRGKGIVLNEPSVVAINTSNGAILAVGAEAKRMIGRTPGHIVAVRPLRDGVIADFDVTEKMLRYFIQKVHKRRLFARPRVVVCVPSGTTGVEQRAVEEACIQAGARAAYIIEEPMAAAIGAGLPIHEPTGNMVVDIGGGTTEVAVISLGGIVTSESIRIGGDELDESVINYIKREYNLMIGERTSEELKIQIGSAFPMGDEINAEIRGRDLVTGLPKTIVVLAEEIREAIEEPISAIVDAVKTTLDKTPPELASDIMDRGIMLTGGGALLTGLDERLRHETAMPVEVTGSPLSDVAIGSGKCLEEFEIMKKVLISSSRH; encoded by the coding sequence ATGCTCGGAAGGGACATGGCCATAGACCTGGGGACAGCCAATACCCTGGTTTACGTACGCGGGAAGGGCATTGTCCTCAACGAGCCCTCAGTGGTGGCCATCAACACCTCCAATGGGGCCATCCTGGCGGTGGGCGCGGAGGCCAAGAGGATGATCGGCCGCACGCCCGGACACATCGTGGCCGTACGTCCCCTGAGGGACGGGGTCATCGCGGACTTCGACGTCACCGAGAAGATGTTGCGGTATTTCATCCAGAAGGTACACAAGAGGAGGCTTTTTGCCCGGCCGCGCGTGGTAGTCTGCGTGCCCTCCGGCACCACCGGAGTGGAGCAGAGGGCGGTGGAGGAGGCCTGCATCCAGGCCGGGGCAAGGGCCGCCTATATCATCGAGGAGCCCATGGCGGCGGCCATCGGAGCGGGCCTTCCCATCCACGAGCCCACCGGGAACATGGTCGTGGACATCGGGGGAGGCACCACCGAAGTGGCGGTCATCTCTCTGGGAGGCATAGTGACTAGCGAGTCCATCCGCATAGGCGGAGATGAACTGGACGAATCGGTCATCAACTACATCAAGAGGGAATACAACCTGATGATCGGGGAGAGGACGTCAGAGGAGCTCAAGATCCAGATCGGTTCGGCCTTCCCCATGGGCGACGAGATAAACGCCGAGATAAGGGGGAGGGACCTGGTAACCGGCCTCCCCAAGACCATCGTGGTCCTGGCAGAGGAGATACGGGAGGCCATAGAGGAACCCATCTCGGCCATCGTCGACGCGGTCAAGACCACGCTGGACAAGACTCCCCCGGAGCTGGCATCGGACATCATGGACCGGGGGATAATGCTGACGGGAGGAGGGGCCCTGCTGACCGGGCTTGACGAGAGGCTCCGCCATGAGACGGCCATGCCGGTGGAGGTCACCGGTTCACCGCTCTCGGACGTGGCCATCGGGTCCGGGAAGTGCCTCGAGGAGTTCGAGATCATGAAGAAGGTGTTGATCTCCTCGTCCCGGCATTAA
- a CDS encoding folylpolyglutamate synthase/dihydrofolate synthase family protein, translated as MVDFKAAERYLGQAARHGIKPSLDRIRLLCSKLGEPQLEFPSIHITGTNGKTSTARMISSILEVSGKKVARYTSPHMQSVTERICINGRPVPERDFAALLERIIPQVEETDAETGDPLSYFEVTTAMAFVHFAALKVDVGVIEVGLGGRWDATTLVDSHLQVITGVALDHVAELGGTLEKIACEKAGIIKEDSYVISAVSDPAALEVISRTCDEKGSTLRLFGRDFQLLYNLTYGLETGRIGQAVGIQGLLREYPELFVPLLGEHQAMNAACAVAACETYAGSLSALSSTEVEAGMKRVKSPGRLEVVSLDPLVLLDGAHNPDGASRLAHVISNDLDYDDLILVVGILEDKDARNMLELLLPLASTAVVTQSADERAMPAHALAALVKEMGHDCVVVEDVAEAVKFARTMATVSDMVCVTGSLYTVGEARGALGLRPE; from the coding sequence ATGGTGGATTTCAAGGCGGCGGAGCGGTATCTGGGGCAGGCGGCCCGGCACGGCATCAAGCCCAGCCTGGACCGTATTCGGCTGCTCTGCTCCAAGCTGGGGGAGCCGCAGCTGGAGTTCCCCTCCATCCATATAACCGGCACCAACGGCAAGACCTCCACCGCGCGCATGATCTCCTCCATCCTCGAGGTGAGCGGGAAGAAGGTGGCTCGCTATACGTCGCCGCACATGCAGTCCGTGACCGAGCGCATCTGCATAAACGGCAGGCCGGTGCCGGAGCGCGATTTCGCGGCGCTGCTGGAGAGGATCATCCCGCAGGTGGAGGAGACGGACGCGGAGACCGGCGACCCACTGAGCTATTTCGAGGTCACCACGGCCATGGCCTTCGTGCACTTCGCGGCGCTCAAAGTGGATGTCGGCGTGATCGAGGTGGGGCTGGGGGGCAGGTGGGACGCCACCACCCTGGTCGATTCGCACCTGCAGGTGATCACTGGCGTGGCCCTTGACCACGTGGCCGAACTGGGCGGGACCCTGGAGAAGATCGCCTGCGAGAAGGCGGGCATCATCAAGGAGGACAGTTACGTCATCTCCGCGGTTAGCGACCCGGCAGCCCTGGAGGTGATCTCCCGAACCTGCGATGAAAAGGGGAGCACCCTCCGGCTCTTCGGCCGGGACTTCCAGCTCCTCTATAACCTGACCTACGGCCTGGAGACGGGCAGAATAGGCCAGGCCGTGGGCATCCAGGGCCTGTTGCGGGAATATCCTGAACTATTCGTGCCCCTGCTGGGGGAGCACCAGGCGATGAACGCCGCCTGTGCCGTGGCGGCATGCGAGACGTACGCGGGCTCGCTCTCGGCCCTGTCCTCCACGGAGGTGGAGGCCGGGATGAAGAGGGTGAAGTCGCCGGGGCGCCTCGAGGTGGTCTCCCTCGATCCCCTGGTACTCCTCGACGGGGCCCATAACCCTGACGGCGCGAGCAGGCTGGCGCACGTTATCAGCAACGACCTCGACTACGACGACCTCATCCTGGTGGTGGGAATACTCGAGGACAAGGACGCGCGGAACATGCTGGAGCTTCTCCTCCCCCTGGCCTCCACGGCGGTGGTCACTCAGAGCGCGGACGAGCGCGCCATGCCGGCGCACGCTCTGGCGGCCCTGGTGAAGGAGATGGGGCATGACTGCGTGGTGGTGGAAGACGTGGCGGAGGCGGTGAAGTTCGCGCGCACTATGGCGACGGTGTCGGACATGGTCTGCGTGACCGGCTCGCTGTACACGGTGGGGGAGGCGCGCGGCGCCCTCGGGCTACGCCCAGAATAA
- a CDS encoding methyltransferase domain-containing protein, whose product MPANAREHYNHVTDSWKEFMGDNLHFGYFETEDMELARATDLLIEKLLELSDINADSHVLDVGCGIGNPAFYIYDKLGCSIDGISTSERGVQLASTTARERGYDGVNFRVADGVANGFPDGSFDVVWIMEASHLFRDKRALFRECHRVLKAGGTFALCDVTQAKLLPMHKGVWHFLKHLPEYYQLMKAFGPAQVITLGDYCNLLIEAGFNDVTTVDISRQALPTMTRWKENAMRYARSGGDAFAKKDVDIFIRGCEIDEAFMQQGIYGYGMVRAVKRG is encoded by the coding sequence ATGCCGGCGAATGCCAGGGAGCATTACAACCACGTGACCGACTCATGGAAAGAGTTCATGGGGGACAACCTCCACTTCGGTTATTTCGAGACCGAGGACATGGAGCTGGCACGGGCGACGGACCTGCTCATTGAGAAGCTGCTGGAGTTGAGCGACATCAACGCGGACAGCCACGTCCTGGATGTGGGGTGTGGTATCGGCAACCCGGCCTTTTACATCTACGATAAGTTAGGCTGCAGCATCGACGGCATATCCACCAGCGAGCGCGGCGTCCAGCTTGCCAGCACCACAGCCCGCGAGAGGGGCTACGACGGCGTGAATTTCAGGGTAGCCGACGGGGTGGCCAACGGGTTCCCGGACGGCAGCTTCGACGTGGTATGGATCATGGAGGCCTCGCACCTCTTCAGGGATAAACGGGCGCTCTTCCGGGAATGCCATCGCGTGCTAAAAGCCGGCGGCACCTTCGCCCTCTGCGACGTCACCCAGGCAAAGCTCCTGCCCATGCATAAGGGGGTCTGGCACTTCCTCAAGCACCTCCCGGAGTATTACCAGCTGATGAAGGCCTTCGGGCCGGCGCAGGTGATTACCCTTGGGGACTATTGCAACCTGCTCATCGAGGCTGGTTTCAACGATGTCACCACCGTCGATATCTCGCGACAGGCCCTTCCCACCATGACCAGGTGGAAGGAGAACGCCATGCGTTACGCGCGCAGCGGCGGCGATGCTTTCGCGAAGAAGGACGTGGATATCTTCATCCGCGGCTGCGAGATCGACGAGGCCTTCATGCAGCAGGGCATCTACGGCTACGGCATGGTCCGAGCGGTGAAGAGGGGCTGA
- the mreD gene encoding rod shape-determining protein MreD, protein MVHRRLTFFVVLVVALLIQLTVSPEIGIGAVKPDILLVATICWALFEGPGQGALFGFCAGLLEDIFSTAVVGVSAFAKIIVGYFSGELRQRVISKSVIWPMIIVFFGSILQELMKFATWALVGLEPRPPFSFGVIAGLALYNALITLVIYPVIRHFTGQEDRALMFP, encoded by the coding sequence ATGGTCCACCGCAGGCTGACCTTCTTCGTGGTGCTGGTAGTGGCCCTGCTCATCCAGCTCACGGTATCCCCGGAGATAGGCATAGGCGCGGTGAAACCGGACATCCTGCTGGTGGCCACCATCTGCTGGGCGCTCTTCGAGGGCCCGGGACAGGGGGCGCTCTTCGGTTTCTGTGCGGGCCTGCTGGAGGATATCTTCTCCACCGCGGTGGTGGGTGTCTCGGCCTTCGCCAAGATCATCGTCGGCTATTTCAGCGGGGAACTGCGCCAGAGGGTCATCTCCAAATCGGTGATCTGGCCGATGATCATCGTCTTCTTCGGCTCCATCCTGCAGGAGTTAATGAAGTTCGCCACCTGGGCCCTGGTGGGCCTGGAGCCGCGGCCCCCGTTCAGTTTCGGCGTCATCGCCGGCCTGGCCCTTTACAACGCCCTGATCACCCTGGTCATCTACCCGGTGATAAGGCACTTCACGGGCCAGGAGGACAGGGCGTTGATGTTCCCATGA
- a CDS encoding valine--tRNA ligase, protein MKKEAAEGGGGAPSDEITKAYEPAEVEDRWYAFWEKNRYFHAEVNPDKEPFTIVIPPPNVTGSLHLGHALNNSLQDFIIRRKRMQGYETLWLPGTDHAAIATHAVVERALAEEGTDRWEIGREAFLERVWQWVDKYGGTIITQLKRMGCSCDWERERFTMDEGCSRAVREVFVRFYEEGLIYQGYYIVNWCPRCLTAISDIEVEHEDTEGKLWHIRYDVKDTGEPIYVATTRPETMLGDTAVAVNPRDPRYRHLVGKTVVLPLLGREMPVIADDFVDPEFGTGMVKVTPAHDPNDFEMGRRHGLEEINILTPEAVVNENGGPYAGLDRYEARNAVVRDLEKMHYVQKVEPHLHAVGHCYRCHTVIEPYLSKQWFVSMPKLAEPAIAAVEEGKTKFVPVRWEKTYFEWMYNIRDWCISRQLWFGHRIPAWYCQECGEVIVSREDPAACPCGGELEQDPDVLDTWFSSGLWPFSTLGWPDDVPEPEYFYPTSVLVTAFDIIFFWVARMMFLGIHFMGDVPFREVFVTALIRDESGKKMSKSSGNVIDPLDVIERYGADALRFTLGHIAVPGRDVFLSEERIAGSRNFCNKIWNASRFALMNLEGFDPAAEGTGGLQYTLADRWILSSLSGLISTMDEYCEAYNFSEACRALYEFFWSDFCDWYVELSKLRLYGGDEAGKLTAQYVLWTVLEHAVRLLHPFMPFITEEIWQRLPASGESITVAPWPRPRPEWRDAAAEEEMGILREIITCMRRLRSEMGVQPGARLAAVVVPLEEGRGGLITEHMEYVTSQARLSGLEIAAEVADPASFARGLAAGVEVFIPLAGGDFSEETARIKREIARLEEESERFQAKLSNDQFLSKAPPEVVQKERRRLADNRLKIEKLREQLALLGG, encoded by the coding sequence GTGAAAAAAGAGGCAGCCGAGGGCGGTGGCGGCGCCCCGAGCGATGAGATAACCAAGGCGTACGAGCCGGCCGAGGTCGAGGACAGGTGGTATGCCTTCTGGGAGAAGAACCGATACTTCCATGCCGAGGTCAACCCGGACAAGGAGCCTTTCACCATCGTCATACCCCCACCTAACGTCACCGGGTCGCTCCACCTGGGCCACGCCCTCAACAACTCCCTGCAGGACTTCATCATCCGCCGCAAGCGCATGCAGGGCTACGAGACCCTGTGGCTGCCGGGAACCGACCATGCGGCCATCGCCACCCACGCCGTGGTCGAGCGCGCCCTGGCCGAGGAGGGCACCGACCGCTGGGAGATAGGGCGCGAGGCTTTCCTGGAGCGGGTGTGGCAGTGGGTGGACAAGTATGGCGGCACCATCATCACCCAGCTCAAGAGGATGGGCTGTTCCTGCGACTGGGAGCGGGAGCGCTTCACCATGGACGAGGGGTGCTCTCGCGCGGTGCGCGAGGTCTTCGTGCGCTTCTACGAGGAGGGGCTGATCTACCAGGGTTACTATATCGTCAACTGGTGCCCGCGCTGCCTCACGGCCATCTCCGACATCGAGGTGGAGCACGAGGACACCGAGGGCAAGCTGTGGCACATCCGCTACGACGTCAAGGACACCGGCGAGCCCATCTACGTCGCCACCACGCGGCCGGAGACAATGCTCGGGGACACCGCTGTAGCTGTCAACCCCCGCGACCCCCGTTACCGCCACCTGGTGGGCAAGACGGTCGTCCTGCCGCTGCTGGGGCGGGAGATGCCGGTCATCGCCGACGACTTCGTGGACCCCGAGTTCGGGACGGGCATGGTCAAGGTGACGCCGGCCCACGACCCCAACGACTTCGAGATGGGAAGGCGCCACGGCCTGGAGGAGATAAACATCCTCACCCCCGAGGCGGTGGTCAACGAGAACGGCGGCCCCTACGCGGGACTCGACCGTTACGAGGCCCGCAATGCCGTGGTGCGCGACCTGGAGAAGATGCACTACGTGCAGAAGGTGGAGCCCCACCTGCACGCCGTGGGACACTGCTACCGCTGCCACACCGTCATAGAGCCCTACCTCTCCAAGCAGTGGTTCGTGAGCATGCCGAAACTGGCGGAGCCGGCCATCGCGGCGGTGGAGGAAGGGAAGACGAAGTTCGTCCCCGTGCGCTGGGAGAAGACCTACTTCGAATGGATGTACAACATCCGCGACTGGTGCATCTCGCGCCAGCTCTGGTTCGGGCACCGCATACCGGCCTGGTACTGCCAGGAGTGCGGCGAGGTCATCGTCTCGCGCGAGGACCCTGCGGCCTGCCCGTGCGGGGGGGAGCTGGAGCAGGACCCGGACGTGCTGGACACCTGGTTCTCGTCGGGACTGTGGCCTTTCTCCACCCTGGGGTGGCCGGATGACGTCCCGGAGCCGGAGTATTTCTACCCCACCTCGGTGCTGGTGACCGCCTTCGACATCATCTTCTTCTGGGTGGCGCGCATGATGTTCCTGGGCATCCACTTCATGGGGGACGTGCCCTTCCGGGAGGTCTTCGTGACCGCCCTCATCCGCGACGAGTCGGGGAAGAAGATGAGCAAGTCCTCGGGGAACGTCATCGACCCCCTGGACGTCATCGAGAGGTACGGCGCGGACGCCCTGCGCTTCACCCTGGGGCATATCGCCGTGCCGGGGCGGGACGTCTTCCTCTCCGAGGAGCGCATCGCGGGCAGCCGCAACTTCTGCAACAAGATATGGAACGCATCCCGCTTCGCCCTCATGAACCTGGAGGGGTTCGATCCCGCCGCTGAGGGCACCGGCGGGCTGCAATACACCCTGGCAGACCGCTGGATACTGTCGAGCTTGAGCGGGCTCATCTCCACCATGGACGAGTACTGCGAGGCGTACAACTTCAGCGAGGCTTGCCGCGCCCTCTACGAGTTTTTCTGGAGTGACTTCTGCGACTGGTACGTGGAGTTGTCCAAGCTTCGCCTCTACGGCGGGGACGAGGCTGGAAAGCTCACGGCACAGTACGTGCTGTGGACGGTGCTGGAGCATGCCGTGCGCCTGTTGCACCCCTTCATGCCTTTCATCACCGAGGAGATCTGGCAACGCCTGCCGGCGAGCGGCGAATCCATAACCGTGGCCCCCTGGCCACGGCCGCGCCCGGAATGGCGGGACGCGGCGGCGGAGGAGGAGATGGGGATACTGCGGGAGATCATCACCTGCATGCGCCGCCTGCGCTCGGAGATGGGGGTACAGCCGGGGGCACGCCTGGCCGCGGTGGTGGTGCCGCTCGAAGAAGGGCGGGGCGGCCTCATCACGGAACACATGGAATACGTCACCTCGCAGGCCCGCCTCTCCGGCCTTGAGATAGCCGCTGAGGTAGCGGACCCCGCTTCTTTCGCGCGCGGACTGGCGGCAGGCGTGGAGGTGTTCATCCCCCTCGCGGGCGGGGATTTCTCCGAGGAGACGGCGCGCATCAAGCGGGAGATAGCCAGGCTGGAGGAGGAATCCGAGCGCTTCCAGGCCAAGCTATCCAACGACCAGTTCCTTTCCAAGGCGCCCCCGGAAGTGGTGCAGAAGGAGCGGCGCAGGCTGGCGGACAACCGCCTCAAGATAGAGAAGTTGCGGGAGCAACTGGCCTTGCTCGGAGGATAA
- the mrdA gene encoding penicillin-binding protein 2 produces MAINPQQKGAMVHRFTLFVLFVGALVAVLVVRLWFLQVVQGDNYSAMAEGNRIREVALEASRGNILDRNNQEMVINRQALSVFVLPTEFERLEDKEGEVARLAEMLGMEPQEIMDKVQGEDVQPHEPVLIKKDVDPQVYFYISERQVHFPWVQADEMPVREYKEGEETLAAHVLGYLGEITEEQLETLQEKGYKAGDIVGTSGVEAFYEDILRGVDGKKIWEVDAAGMPLQMLGEEECNPGKSVVLTLDKELQKVTEQALRDGMARARTFYDKERGKNYNAPAGAAVVLDPRNGEILAMASEPTFNLESFVGGIDEQEWEQLNDPANNAPLNNRAIVGQYPPGSTFKLITAMAALQDLGVTAYTPFYCNHVFNRGEFKDFPKTCWGTHGSIDFTNAIIESCDVTFYDLGYSFYENRERDGWVTRLQDYSVLAGLGSQTGVDLPNEFEGRVPTPQWKWEFNQGNPDYQRWYPGDTVNMAVGQGDILVTPLQLANAYAAIANGGPFFRPHVGKEVLTWQGETFEVIQPQQIGDITNRDNPLGIAVDPANLNVVRSALTGVTWGGGTAAGAFSGFPLAQIPVAGKTGTAEVQGKQPCAWFACYAPANNPQYVVVVMIEEGGFGGAMAAPVARRILEHVFGIPPGQVQSGIAGD; encoded by the coding sequence ATGGCCATAAACCCGCAGCAGAAAGGGGCCATGGTCCACCGCTTCACGCTCTTCGTGCTGTTCGTGGGCGCGCTGGTGGCCGTGCTGGTGGTGCGGTTGTGGTTCCTGCAGGTGGTACAGGGCGACAACTACAGCGCCATGGCCGAGGGCAACCGCATCCGCGAGGTGGCCCTCGAGGCGAGCCGCGGCAACATCCTCGACCGCAACAACCAGGAGATGGTCATCAACCGCCAGGCGCTCTCTGTCTTCGTGCTCCCCACCGAGTTCGAGAGACTGGAGGACAAGGAGGGTGAGGTGGCCCGCCTCGCGGAGATGCTGGGCATGGAACCGCAGGAGATCATGGACAAGGTGCAGGGAGAGGACGTCCAGCCCCACGAGCCGGTGCTGATCAAGAAAGACGTCGACCCTCAGGTCTATTTCTACATCTCGGAGAGGCAAGTCCATTTCCCCTGGGTGCAGGCGGACGAGATGCCGGTGCGCGAGTATAAGGAGGGCGAGGAGACCCTGGCGGCGCACGTCCTTGGTTACCTGGGAGAGATCACGGAAGAACAGCTGGAAACCCTGCAGGAGAAGGGCTACAAGGCGGGGGACATCGTGGGGACCTCCGGCGTGGAGGCCTTCTACGAGGACATCCTGCGCGGCGTGGACGGCAAGAAGATATGGGAGGTGGACGCGGCGGGGATGCCCCTGCAGATGCTGGGGGAGGAGGAGTGTAACCCCGGCAAGTCGGTGGTGCTTACCCTGGACAAGGAACTGCAGAAGGTGACGGAGCAGGCGCTGCGGGACGGGATGGCCCGCGCACGCACCTTCTACGACAAAGAGAGGGGCAAGAACTACAATGCGCCGGCCGGCGCGGCGGTGGTGCTCGACCCGCGCAACGGGGAGATCCTGGCCATGGCCAGCGAGCCCACCTTCAATCTGGAGAGCTTCGTGGGGGGCATCGACGAGCAGGAGTGGGAACAGTTGAACGACCCCGCCAACAACGCCCCCCTGAACAACCGGGCCATCGTGGGCCAGTACCCCCCGGGGTCCACTTTTAAGTTGATCACCGCCATGGCCGCCCTGCAAGACCTGGGCGTGACCGCCTACACCCCCTTCTACTGCAACCACGTCTTCAACCGCGGCGAGTTCAAGGACTTCCCCAAGACCTGCTGGGGCACCCACGGAAGCATCGATTTTACCAACGCGATCATCGAGTCGTGCGACGTCACCTTCTACGATCTAGGCTACTCTTTCTACGAGAACCGCGAGCGCGACGGCTGGGTGACCCGCCTGCAGGATTACTCGGTGCTGGCCGGTCTGGGGTCGCAGACCGGGGTGGACCTGCCGAACGAGTTCGAGGGCAGAGTGCCGACGCCGCAGTGGAAGTGGGAGTTCAACCAGGGTAATCCCGACTACCAGCGCTGGTATCCCGGGGACACGGTCAACATGGCGGTGGGGCAGGGCGACATCCTGGTCACCCCCCTGCAACTCGCCAACGCCTACGCCGCCATCGCCAACGGCGGCCCCTTCTTCCGCCCCCACGTGGGCAAGGAGGTCCTGACATGGCAGGGCGAGACGTTTGAGGTCATCCAGCCGCAGCAGATCGGCGACATCACCAACAGGGACAACCCCTTGGGCATCGCCGTGGACCCCGCCAACCTGAACGTCGTGCGTTCCGCCCTTACCGGGGTCACCTGGGGCGGCGGTACCGCGGCGGGGGCCTTTTCAGGGTTTCCCCTGGCGCAGATCCCCGTGGCGGGCAAGACGGGGACGGCGGAGGTGCAGGGCAAGCAGCCCTGCGCGTGGTTCGCCTGTTACGCGCCCGCCAATAACCCTCAGTACGTGGTGGTGGTGATGATCGAGGAGGGCGGTTTCGGGGGCGCCATGGCCGCTCCGGTAGCCCGGCGCATCCTCGAGCACGTCTTCGGCATCCCGCCGGGCCAGGTTCAGAGCGGTATCGCCGGAGACTAA
- the ndk gene encoding nucleoside-diphosphate kinase: protein MPSERTLVLVKPDGVRRGLAGEVISRFERLGLKIVAMRLLQVDEELASRHYAEHIDKPFYPELVSFITSGEVVAMVLEGETAIAVVRKLMGPTDPADAPPGTIRGDYGLEITENIVHGSDGPESAAREVALFFPEL from the coding sequence ATGCCGAGCGAGAGGACCCTGGTGCTGGTAAAGCCGGACGGCGTGAGGAGGGGACTGGCTGGGGAGGTGATCTCGCGCTTCGAACGCCTCGGCCTGAAGATCGTAGCCATGCGGCTGCTGCAGGTGGACGAGGAGCTGGCCTCCCGCCACTATGCCGAGCATATAGACAAGCCATTCTATCCCGAACTGGTCTCCTTCATCACCTCGGGTGAGGTGGTGGCCATGGTGCTGGAGGGCGAAACGGCCATCGCCGTGGTCAGGAAACTCATGGGCCCCACCGATCCCGCCGATGCCCCACCGGGGACCATAAGAGGAGACTACGGGCTCGAGATAACCGAGAACATCGTACATGGGTCCGACGGGCCGGAGAGCGCCGCCCGGGAGGTGGCGCTGTTCTTCCCGGAACTGTAA
- the rodA gene encoding rod shape-determining protein RodA, protein MPERLGRVLAPKVTERRQTDEVARRLSGLPMRHIDWTLLAITFFLIAFGMLMQYSATRDDTPGNPTYYVLRTSISLLIGLIFMGVMLSFDYRRLKVATPFVYGAFLFFLIVVLFFERVMGSARWISLGPIDFQPSEYCKLVLVLVLANFFSDNKAEPDSLRSFMIPLLWALPFMLLIFLQPDLGTTLVLVAILLGMLFLVGCRMRYWIGFVAAGAIAFTLGFVFHIFKPYQLERFTAFLKQGSNIQEAGYHLLQSKIAIGSGQLVGKGLMQGTQTNLNFLPAHHTDFIFAVIGEELGLIGALILIGAFCLLLWRGVRIANNARDFYGTMIAYGIVIMFGFQVVVNVGMTMGIMPITGIPLPFISFGGNSLIVSLAAIGLLTNIHMRRFSQI, encoded by the coding sequence ATGCCGGAACGTCTGGGCAGGGTGCTGGCACCCAAGGTCACGGAGAGGAGGCAGACCGATGAGGTCGCCCGGCGCCTCAGCGGGCTGCCCATGCGGCACATCGACTGGACTCTGCTGGCCATCACCTTCTTCCTCATCGCCTTCGGCATGCTCATGCAGTACAGCGCCACCCGGGACGATACCCCCGGCAACCCCACTTATTACGTGCTCCGGACCTCCATCAGCCTGCTAATAGGACTCATCTTCATGGGGGTGATGCTCAGTTTCGACTACCGGCGGCTGAAAGTGGCCACGCCCTTCGTCTACGGGGCCTTTCTCTTCTTCCTCATCGTCGTCCTCTTCTTCGAGCGGGTCATGGGCTCCGCGCGCTGGATCTCGTTGGGACCCATCGATTTCCAGCCGTCGGAGTACTGCAAGCTGGTGCTCGTCCTGGTGCTGGCGAACTTCTTCTCCGACAACAAGGCCGAGCCGGACTCGCTGCGCAGTTTCATGATCCCACTGTTGTGGGCTCTGCCCTTCATGCTCCTCATCTTCCTGCAGCCCGACCTGGGCACGACCCTGGTGCTCGTCGCCATCCTCCTGGGTATGCTATTCCTGGTGGGTTGCCGTATGCGCTACTGGATCGGTTTCGTGGCCGCGGGGGCCATCGCCTTCACCCTGGGGTTCGTCTTCCATATCTTCAAGCCCTACCAGCTCGAGCGTTTCACGGCCTTCCTCAAACAGGGGTCCAACATCCAGGAGGCCGGATACCACCTGCTGCAGTCGAAGATCGCTATCGGTTCCGGGCAGCTGGTGGGCAAGGGCCTCATGCAGGGAACCCAGACCAACCTGAACTTCCTGCCCGCTCACCACACCGACTTCATCTTCGCGGTCATCGGCGAGGAACTGGGCCTCATCGGCGCTCTCATCCTCATCGGGGCCTTCTGCCTGCTGCTGTGGCGGGGCGTGCGCATAGCCAACAACGCGCGGGATTTTTACGGCACCATGATCGCCTACGGGATCGTGATCATGTTCGGCTTCCAGGTGGTCGTGAACGTGGGCATGACCATGGGGATCATGCCCATAACCGGCATCCCCTTGCCGTTCATCAGCTTCGGGGGCAACAGCCTCATCGTCAGCCTGGCGGCCATCGGCCTGCTCACCAACATACACATGCGCCGCTTCTCCCAGATATAG